The following nucleotide sequence is from Streptomyces bathyalis.
GGCGGCGACACCGGCGGCGACACCGAGGGCACCGTGAGCGGTGGCGTGACGGGTGGCGACACCGAGGGCACCACCGGCGGCGAGACCGACGGCGGCAGCACCACCACGACGGGTGGCGAGACGACCGGCGGTGACACCGGCGGTGACACCGGTGGTGACAACGGCGGCGGCGACACCGGTGGCGACACCGGTGGCGGCGAGGAGCCCGCGACCATCGGCGGCTCCGGCGGCGGTGACGACACCTGCGACCTGAACGACGACAGCGTCGACTGCGAGGGCGGCAACACCCAGCCCGACAGCACCGGCAGCCAGCCCGTCGAGCAGAAGCCGCAGGCGCCGAAGGAGGAGCTGGCCGACACCGGTTCCGCCGAGACGACCTTCCTGCTGGTCGGTGCCGCGACGATGATCGCCGGCGGTGTGGCCTTCCGCATGATGCCGCGCATGATCAACCGCCGTACGGCCGCCTGAAGCACATAGGGCGTACTTAGGCAGGCGAGGGGCCCGGGACGCAGCGCACAGCTCGTCCCGGGCCCCTCGTATGTCCGAAAGCTGTCAGCCGTCAGCGGGTGGCAGGCACCCGGACGTGCGGGCGGTGTGCACCCCGCGTGGCCGGACGGTTACGCGGTCGCCATCCGCTGGGCCACGAGCGCGACCGTGAGCAGCGCCACCAGCAGGGCGAGGACGGCGGCGGGGGAGAGGCTCGCAAGGGGCGACTCCCGGTGGAGACGCTCACGCTGTGCACGGCAGACGGCGCAGCGGCCCTCACTGACGGGGCCGGCGCAGTTGGCACACACCAGTCGGTCGCATGTCATGCGAACTCCTCCTCAGTCTGCCAACGACGCCGGGGAGTGATCGGTTCCCCAAAGGATGCGGTCCTCCCCTCCACTGTGCCAGTATCCGCGCGCGTGCGCAGAGGCTCGGCCCCGTCCGCCGCTCGGCCGGACCCTCCGGTCCCAAGCTGTGGATGAAAGCACCGCAGATGTCCGTCATGTCCGAAAGGTTGCGTGACCAAGGCCACCAACAACGGACGCCGACTGCGCGCCCTGCGCAGGTTCGCGTAGGGTCACCACACCTCCCCAGCCAACGCGGGGGAGGCGACCCGACCCAGCTGAACCGCTGGGTGGGGGTCCCCTTGGGGCACCTCCCGGCGAAGCCAGGGGGAGCAGCCAGGGGGAGTGCTCCAGGGAGCCGCACCGCGGCTTCCGCTGCCCCTACCCCAGGCCGACGTGGTGTATCCGTGATCCGATTCGACAGCGTCTCCAAGTCCTACCCCAAGCAGAACCGCCCGGCGCTGCACGATGTCTCGCTGGACATCGAGCGCGGTGAGTTCGTCTTCCTGGTGGGATCGTCCGGCTCCGGCAAGTCGACCTTCCTGCGGCTGATCCTCCGCGAGGAGCGGGCCAGCCAGGGTCAGGTGCACGTACTGGGCAAGGACCTCGCGCGGCTGTCCAACTGGAAGGTGCCGCAGATGCGCCGGCAGTTGGGCACCGTCTTCCAGGACTTCCGGCTGCTGGCCAACAAGACGGTCGGCGAGAACGTCGCGTTCGCGCTCGAAGTCATCGGCAAGTCCCGGGTGCAGATCCGCAAGACGGTCCCGGAGGTGCTCGACCTCGTGGGCCTGGGCGGCAAGGACGACCGGATGCCGGGAGAGCTCTCCGGCGGTGAGCAGCAGCGCGTGGCCATCGCCCGGGCGTTCGCCAACCGCCCGATGCTGCTGATCGCGGACGAGCCGACCGGCAACCTGGACCCGCAGACCTCCGTCGGAATCATGAAGCTGCTGGACCGGATCAACCGGACCGGCACGACAGTGGTGATGGCGACGCACGACCAGCAGATCGTCGACCAGATGCGCAAGCGGGTCGTCGAGCTGGAGCGTGGCCGGCTCGTGCGTGACCAGACGCGCGGTGTCTACGGCTACCAGCACTGAACCGCCCGGCGGGCGGAGGCCGGCGCTGCGGCAGCCGGCGCGCCCGCGGGCGAACAGTCTGAGCAGTCTGAGCAGTTGAGACGGCAACACACTGAAAGGACGCCATGCGCGCCCAGTTCGTAATGTCGGAGATCAGCGTCGGTCTCCGCCGCAATCTCACGATGACCTTCGCGGTGATCGTGTCGGTAGCCCTGTCTCTGGCTCTCGCGGGCGGCTCGCTGCTCGCGCGCGAACAGGTCAGCACCATGAAGGGCTACTGGTACGACAAGGTTCAGGTGTCGGTCTACCTGTGCAACGAGAACGACGCGGACTCCGACCCGAACTGCGCCAAGGGTGCCGTGACGTCGCAGCAGAAGACGCAGATCCGGACCGAGCTGCAGAAGCTGCGCGTCGTCGACAAGGTCTACCACGAGTCCGCCGACGAGGCGTTCAAGCACTACCAGGAGCAGTTCAAGGACTCTCCGCTCGCGGACAGCCTCACGCCCGACCAGATGCAGGAGTCCTACCGGGTCAAGCTCAAGGACCCGACCAAGTACCGGGTCCTGCAGACGGCGTTCTCCGGCAGACCAGGGGTGCAGGAGGTCCAGGACCAGCGGAACCTGCTGGAGAACCTCTTCAACCTGCTCAACGGCATGAACATCGCTGCCCTGTTCGTGATGGGACTGATGCTGGTCGTTGCGCTGCTCCTGATCGTCAACACGGTCAGGGTCTCCGCGTTCAGCCGCCGGCGTGAGACGGGCATCATGCGGCTCGTCGGCGCCTCCAGTTTCTACATCCAGATGCCGTTCATCCTGGAGGCGGCGATCGCCGGCCTGATCGGCGCGGGCTTCGCATGCGTACTCCTCGTGGGCGGCAAGTTCTTCCTCATCGACAGCTGGCTCGCGCAGAAGATCGCTCTCATCAACTTCATCGGCTGGGACGCGGTGTTGAAGGTTCTGCCACTGCTCATCGCCGTGGGAGTCCTGATGCCCGCGGTGGCAGCGTTCTTCACGCTTCGCA
It contains:
- a CDS encoding LPXTG cell wall anchor domain-containing protein produces the protein MIKSKTRLRVARVAAGTVFAVGASLTAAGAAQAADTDTASAAQEDGLVGGLLGGVIGGGDSGGDTGGDTEGTTGGDTGGDTEGTVSGGVTGGDTEGTTGGETDGGSTTTTGGETTGGDTGGDTGGDNGGGDTGGDTGGGEEPATIGGSGGGDDTCDLNDDSVDCEGGNTQPDSTGSQPVEQKPQAPKEELADTGSAETTFLLVGAATMIAGGVAFRMMPRMINRRTAA
- the ftsE gene encoding cell division ATP-binding protein FtsE, with the protein product MIRFDSVSKSYPKQNRPALHDVSLDIERGEFVFLVGSSGSGKSTFLRLILREERASQGQVHVLGKDLARLSNWKVPQMRRQLGTVFQDFRLLANKTVGENVAFALEVIGKSRVQIRKTVPEVLDLVGLGGKDDRMPGELSGGEQQRVAIARAFANRPMLLIADEPTGNLDPQTSVGIMKLLDRINRTGTTVVMATHDQQIVDQMRKRVVELERGRLVRDQTRGVYGYQH
- the ftsX gene encoding permease-like cell division protein FtsX, coding for MRAQFVMSEISVGLRRNLTMTFAVIVSVALSLALAGGSLLAREQVSTMKGYWYDKVQVSVYLCNENDADSDPNCAKGAVTSQQKTQIRTELQKLRVVDKVYHESADEAFKHYQEQFKDSPLADSLTPDQMQESYRVKLKDPTKYRVLQTAFSGRPGVQEVQDQRNLLENLFNLLNGMNIAALFVMGLMLVVALLLIVNTVRVSAFSRRRETGIMRLVGASSFYIQMPFILEAAIAGLIGAGFACVLLVGGKFFLIDSWLAQKIALINFIGWDAVLKVLPLLIAVGVLMPAVAAFFTLRKYLKV